In Sphingobacteriaceae bacterium, the following proteins share a genomic window:
- a CDS encoding DNA-binding response regulator, with protein sequence MEKLNIFIVEDESIVAKDIQNSLTKLGYNVIGFANNGKDAIDKITELMPDLILMDIMIKGPLTGIEVSEKIKEKMNVPVIFLTAYADEGTLSRAKITEPYGYILKPFKEIDLHSTIEMAVYKHQKDSALLKERDFLYSLVENKDEKAKDILFVKSNSRLVKVYLKDIYFVEALKDYVIINTEFARYTVHSTMKELDKKLGNVEFVRVHRSFIARLDKIQSIDNQNVVLENEKKIIPVGGSYREELMQKLNLL encoded by the coding sequence ATGGAAAAGCTAAACATATTTATTGTTGAAGATGAGAGTATAGTTGCTAAAGACATTCAAAATAGCCTCACTAAATTAGGTTATAACGTGATTGGATTTGCAAATAACGGGAAGGATGCTATTGATAAAATTACAGAGTTGATGCCCGATCTTATTTTGATGGATATCATGATAAAAGGTCCATTGACTGGCATTGAAGTGAGCGAGAAAATTAAGGAGAAAATGAATGTGCCGGTTATTTTCTTAACGGCGTATGCAGATGAAGGAACGCTTTCAAGAGCAAAAATAACTGAGCCATACGGATATATTTTAAAACCTTTCAAGGAAATTGACCTGCATTCTACAATAGAAATGGCGGTTTATAAACATCAGAAAGATTCGGCTTTATTAAAGGAAAGAGACTTTTTATATTCGCTTGTTGAAAACAAAGACGAAAAAGCAAAAGATATTTTGTTTGTAAAATCAAACAGTCGTTTAGTAAAAGTTTATTTGAAAGATATTTATTTTGTAGAAGCCCTTAAAGACTATGTGATTATAAATACAGAGTTTGCAAGATACACAGTGCATAGTACTATGAAAGAGCTGGATAAGAAACTTGGAAACGTTGAGTTTGTGAGGGTTCACCGTTCGTTTATTGCACGTCTTGATAAAATTCAAAGTATCGACAATCAGAATGTTGTTCTTGAAAACGAGAAAAAAATTATTCCGGTTGGTGGCTCTTATAGAGAAGAGTTGATGCAAAAGCTTAACCTGCTTTAA